Proteins encoded together in one Phalacrocorax aristotelis chromosome 7, bGulAri2.1, whole genome shotgun sequence window:
- the ILKAP gene encoding integrin-linked kinase-associated serine/threonine phosphatase 2C isoform X2 — translation MDLFGDLPEPGSSAAGKEAREGPLLFDDLPPATSTDSGKGGSLLFDDLPPASSGDTASSATEPVSSAGSHGKGEKRKSLEEEEKNGREELVEKKVWSVGILGLKGYVAERKGEREDMQDAHVILNDITEECQPLPSQITRVSYFAVFDGHGGVRASKFAAQNLHQNLIKKFPKGEVVSVEKTVKRCLLDTFKHTDEEFLKQASSQKPAWKDGSTATCVLAVDNILYIANLGDSRAILCRYNEESQKHAALSLSKEHNPTQYEERMRIQKAGGNVRDGRVLGVLEVSRSIGDGQYKRCGVISVPDIKRCQLTHNDRFILIACDGLFKVFTPEEAVNFIVSCLEDKNIQMREGKLEGDARYEAACNRLANKAVQRGSADNVTVMVVRIEH, via the exons ATGGATCTGTTCGGGGACCTCCCGGAGCCCGGCTCCTCGGCGGCGG GGAAGGAAGCTCGGGAAGGGCCTCTGCTCTTCGATGATCTCCCACCAGCCACCAGTACTGACTCAG GGAAAGGAGGCTCTTTACTCTTTGATGATCTTCCGCCAGCCAGCAGCGGTGACACAG ccTCCAGTGCTACTGAGCCAGTCTCATCAGCAGGGAGCCatgggaaaggggagaagagaaagtccttggaggaggaagagaagaatggCAGGGAAGAACTTGTGGAAAAGAAAGTTT GGTCAGTGGGCATTCTTGGATTGAAGGGTTATGTGGCAGAGAGGAAAGGTGAAAGAGAAGACATGCAGGATGCACATGTCATCTTAAACGATATTACCGAGGAATGCCAGCCTCTGCCCTCCCAAAT CACGCGTGTCTCGTACTTCGCCGTTTTTGATGGCCACGGGGGAGTTCGAGCCTCAAAATTTGCAGCACAGAATCTGCATCAAAACCTGATTAAGAAATTTCCTAAAG GTGAGGTAGTCAGCGTGGAGAAAACTGTGAAGAGATGCCTTTTGGACACCTTCAAACACACAGATGAAGAGTTTCTAAAGCAGGCTTCCAGCCA GAAGCCAGCATGGAAGGATGGCTCCACAGCTACTTGTGTTCTAGCTGTTGACAATATCCTCTACATAGCCAATCTTGGGGACAGCCGG GCGATTCTGTGTCGTTATAATGAAGAGAGTCAGAAACATGCAGCCTTAAGCCTCAGTAAGGAGCACAACCCCACCCAGTATGAGGAGCGTATGCGGATACAGAAAGCTGGGGGAAATGTCAG gGACGGAAGAGTCCTAGGAGTGCTAGAGGTTTCTCGCTCCATTGGGGATGGCCAGTACAAACGCTGTGGTGTTATCTCTGTGCCAGATATCAAACGCTGCCAACTCACACACAACGACAG GTTCATTCTGATAGCATGTGACGGCCTCTTTAAAGTCTTTACACCAGAAGAAGCTGTGAACTTCATTGTGTCCTGCCTGGAG GATAAGAACATCCAGATGAGAGAAGGGAAGCTAGAAGGAGATGCTAGATATGAAGCTGCATGTAACAGACTGGCCAACAAGGCAGTACAGCGAGGGTCGGCGGACAACGTCACGGTCATGGTGGTCCGGATAGAGCACTGA
- the ILKAP gene encoding integrin-linked kinase-associated serine/threonine phosphatase 2C isoform X1 — MDLFGDLPEPGSSAAGKEAREGPLLFDDLPPATSTDSGKGGSLLFDDLPPASSGDTASSATEPVSSAGSHGKGEKRKSLEEEEKNGREELVEKKVCKGSVGILGLKGYVAERKGEREDMQDAHVILNDITEECQPLPSQITRVSYFAVFDGHGGVRASKFAAQNLHQNLIKKFPKGEVVSVEKTVKRCLLDTFKHTDEEFLKQASSQKPAWKDGSTATCVLAVDNILYIANLGDSRAILCRYNEESQKHAALSLSKEHNPTQYEERMRIQKAGGNVRDGRVLGVLEVSRSIGDGQYKRCGVISVPDIKRCQLTHNDRFILIACDGLFKVFTPEEAVNFIVSCLEDKNIQMREGKLEGDARYEAACNRLANKAVQRGSADNVTVMVVRIEH; from the exons ATGGATCTGTTCGGGGACCTCCCGGAGCCCGGCTCCTCGGCGGCGG GGAAGGAAGCTCGGGAAGGGCCTCTGCTCTTCGATGATCTCCCACCAGCCACCAGTACTGACTCAG GGAAAGGAGGCTCTTTACTCTTTGATGATCTTCCGCCAGCCAGCAGCGGTGACACAG ccTCCAGTGCTACTGAGCCAGTCTCATCAGCAGGGAGCCatgggaaaggggagaagagaaagtccttggaggaggaagagaagaatggCAGGGAAGAACTTGTGGAAAAGAAAGTTTGTAAAG GGTCAGTGGGCATTCTTGGATTGAAGGGTTATGTGGCAGAGAGGAAAGGTGAAAGAGAAGACATGCAGGATGCACATGTCATCTTAAACGATATTACCGAGGAATGCCAGCCTCTGCCCTCCCAAAT CACGCGTGTCTCGTACTTCGCCGTTTTTGATGGCCACGGGGGAGTTCGAGCCTCAAAATTTGCAGCACAGAATCTGCATCAAAACCTGATTAAGAAATTTCCTAAAG GTGAGGTAGTCAGCGTGGAGAAAACTGTGAAGAGATGCCTTTTGGACACCTTCAAACACACAGATGAAGAGTTTCTAAAGCAGGCTTCCAGCCA GAAGCCAGCATGGAAGGATGGCTCCACAGCTACTTGTGTTCTAGCTGTTGACAATATCCTCTACATAGCCAATCTTGGGGACAGCCGG GCGATTCTGTGTCGTTATAATGAAGAGAGTCAGAAACATGCAGCCTTAAGCCTCAGTAAGGAGCACAACCCCACCCAGTATGAGGAGCGTATGCGGATACAGAAAGCTGGGGGAAATGTCAG gGACGGAAGAGTCCTAGGAGTGCTAGAGGTTTCTCGCTCCATTGGGGATGGCCAGTACAAACGCTGTGGTGTTATCTCTGTGCCAGATATCAAACGCTGCCAACTCACACACAACGACAG GTTCATTCTGATAGCATGTGACGGCCTCTTTAAAGTCTTTACACCAGAAGAAGCTGTGAACTTCATTGTGTCCTGCCTGGAG GATAAGAACATCCAGATGAGAGAAGGGAAGCTAGAAGGAGATGCTAGATATGAAGCTGCATGTAACAGACTGGCCAACAAGGCAGTACAGCGAGGGTCGGCGGACAACGTCACGGTCATGGTGGTCCGGATAGAGCACTGA